The following coding sequences lie in one Rutidosis leptorrhynchoides isolate AG116_Rl617_1_P2 chromosome 6, CSIRO_AGI_Rlap_v1, whole genome shotgun sequence genomic window:
- the LOC139852365 gene encoding ABC transporter G family member 14-like yields the protein MEQVSSNIVKPELDHSAHQMVLYPITLKFQEVVYKVELKGKQEKTILNGVTGMVNPGELLAMLGPSGSGKTTLLTVIGGRLTGKLSGKITYNNQPFCGSTKRRTGFVTQDDVLYPHLTVTETLLFTAMLRLPKSLTQDEKVNHVDRVVTELGLSKCKNCMIGGPLFRGISGGEKKRVSIGQEMLINPSLLLLDEPTSGLDSTTAQRIMTTIKRLANGGRTVVTTIHQPSSRIYHMFDKVILLSEGSQIYYGPGSTALDYFYSIGFSTSVTVNPADPLLDLANGISPDSIQDYELGENAEEERKAVRKKLITCYETNISTKLKTDLCDLDVCNYKHAKEGLAGSRAQSEQWCTNWWHQFKVLLIRGIRERRFEAFNTLRIFQVISVAILAGLLWWRTPTSHIADRIAMLFFFSVFWGFYPLYNAVFTFPQERRMLIKERSSGMYRLSSYFLARTIGDLPLELALPTAFTFILYWMGGLKPDPTTFILSLLVVLYTVLVAQSLGLAIGAILLKDVKQATTLASVTTLVFLIAGGYYIQQIPPFIVWLKYLSYSYYCYKLLLGIQYDETDAYECSKGVYCKVADFRVVKSVGLDNLTMDLLVMALMLIGYRFVAYLALHRVR from the exons ATGGAACAAGTTTCTTCAAATATTGTAAAACCTGAACTTGATCACTCTGCACATCAAATGGTTCTGTATCCAATAACTTTAAAG TTTCAAGAGGTTGTATATAAAGTTGAGCTTAAAGGTAAGCAAGAAAAAACGATATTAAACGGTGTAACAGGTATGGTTAATCCAGGTGAGCTTCTAGCCATGTTAGGTCCATCAGGAAGTGGTAAAACCACTTTATTAACCGTTATTGGAGGGCGTTTAACTGGCAAATTATCAGGAAAAATAACGTATAACAACCAACCGTTTTGCGGTTCGACTAAAAGAAGAACAGGATTTGTTACTCAAGATGATGTTCTTTACCCTCATCTTACAGTAACTGAAACTTTATTGTTTACTGCAATGTTAAGGTTGCCAAAAAGTTTGACCCAAGATGAGAAAGTCAACCATGTTGACCGAGTTGTGACCGAGTTAGGTTTGTCAAAATGTAAAAATTGCATGATTGGTGGTCCATTATTTAGAGGTATATCAGGTGGGGAGAAAAAAAGAGTGAGTATAGGTCAAGAAATGTTGATTAATCCAAGCTTGTTGTTATTGGATGAGCCCACTTCGGGTCTTGACTCAACCACGGCTCAAAGGATCATGACCACGATCAAACGGTTGGCTAATGGTGGTCGAACCGTAGTCACCACAATTCACCAGCCATCAAGCAGGATTTATCACATGTTTGATAAAGTGATCTTGCTCTCTGAAGGCTCACAAATATATTATGGTCCTGGTTCAACTGCTTTGGACTACTTTTACTCAATCGGGTTCTCAACATCTGTTACGGTCAACCCAGCTGACCCTTTACTAGATCTTGCGAACG GAATTTCACCTGATTCGATTCAAGACTACGAGCTAGGTGAAAATGCAGAGGAGGAGCGAAAAGCAGTTAGGAAAAAACTGATCACTTGTTACGAAACAAACATTTCGACGAAACTGAAGACCGATTTATGCGATCTGGATGTTTGCAACTACAAGCATGCAAAAGAAGGTTTGGCAG GAAGTCGTGCGCAATCTGAACAATGGTGCACAAATTGGTGGCATCAGTTCAAGGTGCTTCTTATAAGGGGAATCAGAGAAAGACGATTCGAAGCTTTCAACACGCTTAGAATCTTTCAAGTCATAAGTGTCGCTATATTGGCTGGACTCTTATGGTGGCGTACTCCAACATCCCATATTGCAGATCGC ATAGCAATGCTTTTCTTCTTCTCGGTTTTTTGGGGATTTTACCCGTTATACAATGCGGTTTTCACTTTTCCTCAAGAACGAAGAATGCTTATAAAAGAACGATCGTCTGGAATGTACCGTCTCTCATCTTACTTTTTAGCTAGAACCATCGGAGACCTACCACTCGAGCTTGCACTACCAACCGCTTTCACCTTCATACTATATTGGATGGGCGGGCTTAAACCCGACCCAACCACTTTCATCCTATCCTTGCTCGTTGTACTCTACACCGTTCTTGTGGCCCAAAGTCTTGGTCTAGCAATTGGTGCTATACTTTTAAAAGATGTAAAACAAGCCACTACTTTAGCCTCAGTTACAACTCTTGTTTTCCTAATTGCTGGAGGTTATTATATACAACAAATACCGCCGTTCATCGTTTGGTTAAAGTATTTGAGCTACAGTTACTATTGTTACAAGCTGCTTCTTGGGATTCAGTATGATGAAACAGATGCTTATGAGTGCTCTAAAGGGGTTTACTGCAAAGTAGCAGACTTTCGGGTAGTTAAATCAGTTGGATTGGATAATCTAACTATGGACTTGTTGGTTATGGCGCTGATGCTGATAGGATATCGGTTTGTTGCTTATCTGGCGTTGCATAGGGTCCGGTGA